The Candidatus Zymogenus saltonus genomic interval GACGTAATCAAAACTGTGGCGGCGGGAAAGAAGGGATATGCGACAACCGCAGCGAGGTAAGAATAGGCCAATATCCTTATCATCGCCCTTAAATGCTCCGGGTACGTGGGCATTCTTTCGATGGAGGTCTCGGCGCCCCTCTCTCGAAACTCCTTAGCGATCATCTCGGCCGCCGCAGCCTCACCCTCGCTTCCGGCAGTCCTTGTGCCAACATCGGCGATCACCCTCTCTATGAAGGGCTTCAACCTCTTTTTCATAATATCCTCTCCGTAATCAACGCCAAGAATTCAGACATCCAGCACCCCGCCAATACTAAAATTGCATAATTATCGCCCGATGTCAATAAAACGGGTGGAAAAAGTTTTTGACTTCCCCAGGCCTTTCATGTATACCTTTATCTAAAATTATAACGTTTTTCGAGCGATAATCTAAATCGTTGAAAGGGGGAAGTCTTGAAGAAGGATTTAAGAAGATTTGTGCCAAGCACCAAACCGCTGACCCTCAAGGAGATCATCCTTTACAACCTCGCCGGATTCTCATTCAATATTTATGATACAATTTTATACGCCTGGGTCATGTACTTCTACATCACCGCCACAACCGGACACGCCCAATATATCACCACGATGCTCGTCGGGGTCATCCTCTTCGGGGGGAGGATTCTGGACGCCCTGACCGACCCGTTCATCGGGTACATGAGCGACCGGACGAAGACGAGGTGGGGACGAAGGAAGCCGTACATGTTCATCTCGTACCCCATCCTCTTCATCTCGTTTGTCCTTGTCTGGACGCCCCCCGTAAACGGCACTCACATATACAACGCCCTCTACCTCGGCGCCGTACTCTTTTTCTATTACTGGTCATACACCGGGGTCTTGATCCCCTGGTTCGCAATGCTCCCCGAGATGAGCAGGGACAACCAGGAGCGGGTGAAGATCGCCTCGATAGGCGTCGCCATCGGCGTATTTGCGGCGCTCCTCGCCGGGGGTATCGCCCCCATCCTCTACCAGAAAACGGGCGCCTTTATGATGGCGCTGGTATTCGGACTCGTGGGCTTTATAGTCGGGGAGTTCGGCCTTTTCGGCACGAGGGAGCGCTATCGGCCCGATCTGGAAGAGGAGACACCCGGCTTTTTTACCGCGATGAAGGCGACTTTTCAGGACAGGCAGGTCCTCTCCTTCGCGATAATGATCATGCTCGTTCAGCTCACGTACCAGCTTATGCTCATGATAGTCCCGTTCCTGACGACACTGGTGCTCGGCCTGGAGGAGGGGATGTCCTCCATAATCCTGGGAGAGGTGATATTTCTCATGGGGGCCGTGGTCCCGCTCTGGTTCTACCTCCTGTCGAAGTTTCCAAAGCGCAACGTCTTTCGGGGGATCATCGTCACTATGATCGTGGGATTTGTCGGCTGCTACTTCATCGGCGAGTACCCATTCGGCTCCCCCCTCGTTCAAGCGATGTTGATAATCCCAATAGCGGCGATACCCATCGGGGGGATGTTCACCGCTGTTCTTGGGATCATCTCGGACCTGACAGACCTGGGGGAGCTCAAGACCGGAAAGAGACGGGAGGCTATCTACTTCGGCATCTACGGGATAGTGAGGAAGTTCGGCTGGGCCTTCTCCTCCATCATACTGACCGGCGTCTTCACGATCTTCGACCCGAGCGGCAAGCCGACGGTATTCGGCGTCAGGGTGGTGTGGCTCATGTGCGCGGCGGTCTGCCTCCTGGGGCTTTTGGCGTTCATACCGTATAAGCTTGGCGACACAAAGGAGGAAACGAAAAAGATCATGGGGCTGTAGCTGGACGGATAAAAAGCCTTTAATCCCTGTCATTCTGGCTGTTGTGTTTCAACGGGAAGGGGTTAGACTTCGACGATCGAAGTTCCTTACGAGACTTAACCAGTCTTTCGATACTACGGATCGATTTTGATAAGGAAATCAGATGATTTAAACCTTTGAAAAAGGCTTGCAAATATTGCGATCCCAAATATGGCAAGTAACTAGCGTTTTTAAGATTTCTGCAAATAAACGGAATTTTGAAGATAATTATGCAAGATTAATGGGGCAGGCTTATCAGAAAAATTTGTTTGAGGAATGAAGATAACTATTATTATCTTTTTTTGTAAGAAATACCTGTTGCCGTTCCTGTTTTTATAACATATACCGTCTTATCTGGCCTATCTATATGATACATAACTCTGGTATTACTTTCCTTCCATCTATAAATTCCCTTATATTTTTTACCCTGTAATTTTACTATACGTTTCGGTTTAGGATGATAAAAGGGATTGTTTTTAACGTCAATTTCAAAATGATCTTTGCATAACTGTTGGTCTGGATGAATTATGAAAAAGGAGTAGTATTCCTCTTCTATGTTGTCAGTTCCAAAGCCGATCTTCCATTCTATATCAGACATTGCTCTTTTCTGATAATTTCTTTTTAAGAGACTCATACCTTGATAAGACTTCTTGTCTTAATTCTGGTATAGAATTTATTTCTGCGGCTTCTTCCCAGCCCCAAATGTAATTTTGTATTTCTTCTTTATCCCCAGAAAAAGATAGTTTTAAAAGTCCACATAAAAGATCGGCTTTATCATCTTCTGAAATATTATCAAGAAGAAAGCTAATTCTATCTTCAATAGAATTTTCTATATTATTTTTCATCTTTGCCATAAGATTTTTTATATATATCGTAATTTGTTTTAAGGGCTTTAATAATAGGCTCCATTAATCCAATTGGTATGGCTATTTCTACTTGAACTGATGCAGCCATAATTTTAGAATCAATCACATCATTTTTTTCTGTATCAGTTAGTGGTGGTCTCGCATCACAAAATGTAAAAGTAAAGTCAAAAGGCCCGTGATTAACTGTAAAGTAATTGGCATAGATCCTTTTAGATTCGGTATCTCTCGTTGGGATTACTTTAACATCAATTGTCTTATTTGATTGTTTATCATTATCCAACATATTATGTACTCCTTATCTATATCTCATGTGATGTCATATAATACCTTATATAATTATCCTCCTCTGCATAAAATATATCAATACTTTTCTATTTATTTTTAAAAAAAGTTATTGTAAAATACAATAATAAAATGTTTTTACTCATTTAATCC includes:
- a CDS encoding MFS transporter; the protein is MKKDLRRFVPSTKPLTLKEIILYNLAGFSFNIYDTILYAWVMYFYITATTGHAQYITTMLVGVILFGGRILDALTDPFIGYMSDRTKTRWGRRKPYMFISYPILFISFVLVWTPPVNGTHIYNALYLGAVLFFYYWSYTGVLIPWFAMLPEMSRDNQERVKIASIGVAIGVFAALLAGGIAPILYQKTGAFMMALVFGLVGFIVGEFGLFGTRERYRPDLEEETPGFFTAMKATFQDRQVLSFAIMIMLVQLTYQLMLMIVPFLTTLVLGLEEGMSSIILGEVIFLMGAVVPLWFYLLSKFPKRNVFRGIIVTMIVGFVGCYFIGEYPFGSPLVQAMLIIPIAAIPIGGMFTAVLGIISDLTDLGELKTGKRREAIYFGIYGIVRKFGWAFSSIILTGVFTIFDPSGKPTVFGVRVVWLMCAAVCLLGLLAFIPYKLGDTKEETKKIMGL
- a CDS encoding DUF3467 domain-containing protein — encoded protein: MLDNDKQSNKTIDVKVIPTRDTESKRIYANYFTVNHGPFDFTFTFCDARPPLTDTEKNDVIDSKIMAASVQVEIAIPIGLMEPIIKALKTNYDIYKKSYGKDEK